The Candidatus Margulisiibacteriota bacterium nucleotide sequence GGAAAACCGGGGAGCCGCTTTTCAACTTCCGCTAAAATATCAAAGCGGAGAGGGGGGACTGATTCTCCCGGTTTAAGTTTGAATTTGTAAGCACCGTGAGAGGTGCCGATCGAGATCGCCAGAGAATCGACCCCGGTCTTTTTCACGAAATCTTCGACCTGGTTGGGGTCCGTGTAAGTATGGTGTTCTGCTGAAACCTCGTCTTCGATCCCGGCCAGGACACCAAGCTCTCCTTCTACGGTAACATCGTATTTATGGGCGTAATCCACCACCTGGCGGGTCAGTTCGGCGTTCTTTTCATAGGGGTGGCTGGAACCGTCGATCATGACCGAAGAAAACCCGTAGTCGATGCAAGATTTGCAGAGTTCAAAAGTGTCCCCGTGGTCAAGGTGAAGACAGATCGGTATGTTGCTCTTCAAGTCCTTGCGGCACATCTCGACCGCTCCCTGGGCCATGTAGCGGAGAAGGGTCTGGTTGGCGTATTTCCGGGCGCCGCTGCTGACCTGGATAATAACCGGGGAATTGCTTTCCGCGCAGCCGCCGATGATCGCCTGCAGCTGCTCCATATTATTAAAATTGTAAGCCGGGATCGCGTACTTTCCCTCCATCGCTTTTTTGAACATCTCTTTGCTATTGACCAACCCTAACTCTTCATATAAACGCTTTGCCATGTTAATTACCCCTTCCTTTTTTATTTAAAACTTTACCAGCTTAGCAAAACTATCCGCCTTCAGGCTTGCTCCTCCCACTAGCCCGCCGTCAATGTCGGCTTGCGACATCAGGATTTTAATATTATCCGGAGTAACGGAGCCGCCGTATAATATTCTGATCTCGTCAGCGGTTTTTCGGTCAAACAACTTGGCTAGCAGTCCGCGGATAAAGGCGTGGACCTCCTGGGCTTGTTCAGGCGTGGCGGTTTTGCCGGTCCCGATCGCCCAGACTGGTTCGTAGGCGATAACCAACGACTGACAACTCTCAACCTCCAACCCGGCCAGCCCTTCGCGGGTTTGTTTCTCAATAACTTTTAGTGCCTCTCCTTTTTCCCGTTGCTCCAACGTTTCTCCAACACAAACGATCGCTTTTAAATTATGTTTAATAGCGGATTTGACCTTTTTGTTGACCGTTTCATCGGTTTCTCCAAAATATTGTCGGCGTTCCGAATGGCCAATGATCACATAAGTCGCGCCGACTGACTTCAGCATTGTCGCGGAAATTTCACCGGTAAAAGCCCCTTTTTCTTCCCAATGCAGGTTTTGTCCCCCGACCATAACGACCGAGTCGCGGAGAGTGTCCGAGACCTGGCTGATCGCGGTAAATGGCGGACAGACCAGGATGTCGCGGTCATTGACCTCGGCGACCAGGTTTTTCAGTTCGGTCGCCAGTTTGACCGATTCCGCGGCGTTAGTGTTCATTTTCCAGTTCCCTGCCAAAAGTGGTTTGCGCATTGTTACTGCTCCTTTAAAAGAATAAAGTACATTATAGCTAAGAGCGGCTGGATTGTAAATTGCTCTTTTATTTGAGAGGGAGTGTGCTACAATTTTCCCATGCGCAGAACGAAAATTGTTTGCACCCTTGGGCCCGCCACAGATAATCCTGAAGTCCTTAAGCGAATGATCCATGCCGGGATGAACGTTGCCCGGCTCAATCTTTCCCACGGCACATATGAAGAGCATGAAAAACGTCTCCAGCTTCTCCGCAAGATCGCTCCCAATGTCGCGGTTATGGTCGACCTTCAGGGGCCGCGGATCCGGACCGGTGCGTTGAGGAATAAAACAGTCGACCTGCAAACCGGCGAGATGCTTACCTTGACCACCCAGACGATCGCCGGCGATAACAAAATTATCTCTATTTCACCCGCCGGGATCATTCCGGATATCAAAGTCGGTGAAGTGATCCTTTTGGCCGATGGGAGCGTTACCCTGAAGGTTACCGCTAAACGGCAATCGAACATTGAATGCCTGATCGTGGAAGGAGGGGTGATCGGCGAACATAAAGGGGTCAACCTGCCTCATACCAAACTCAAATTGCCTTCATTAACGGCTAAAGACAAAAAAGATGTAGAGTGGGGGTTGAAGCAAAATACCGACTTTTTTGCCCTTTCGTTCGTCCGCAAGGCGGCCGATATTCTTGAGCTCAAAAAACTGATCAAAAGAGCGGCGGTGCCGGTCATCGCCAAGATCGAGAAGCCGGAAGCGATCACCAATCTGGAAACGATCATTACCGCGGCGGATGGGGTCATGGTCGCCCGGGGAGACCTGGGGGTTGAGCTCTCGCTGGAAAAGGTGCCGATCATCCAAAAGGATGTGATCGAGCTTTGCCGTCTTTTTGAGAAACCGGTAATTGTTGCGACCCAGATGCTGGAGTCAATGGTCCTGGAGCCTTCGCCAACCCGGGCGGAAGTTTCTGACGTCGCTAACGCGATCTTTGACGGGGCCGACGCGGTAATGCTCTCGGCCGAAACCTCGATCGGCAGGTTCCCGGCGGAAACGGTGGAAATGATGGGGCGGATCGCCGAGGAAGCGGAAACCAGGCTTAAAATATTTCCGGCGGATATCAGCCTGGAGAACAACATTGATACCGCGGTCGCCCACGCGGCCGGGATATTGGCCAGAGTGATGAACGCTAAAGCGATCGTCACCTTTACCGAGACCGGTTCAACCGCTTTGCGGGTCTCCAAACAGCGGCCGGAGATGCCGCTCTTTGGGGTAGTGACCAGTGATCGGGCATTCCGCAGATTAAACCTTTATTACGGGGTTCAGCCGGTCAAGATCGGCGGGTTCCGCTACATTGATGAAATGGTTATGAGGACCCAATTGGTGCTTCAGGAGAAATGGCTTAAGAAGGACGATCTGGTCGTGATCACCGCTGGGGTGCCGATTCACATTCCGGGGACGACAAATTTAATTAAGGTTCATCGGCTTGGGGAAATAATTAATTTATAAAAAACCGCCCAAGGTTAAAAGCTTGAGCGGTTTGATAGATTAGGAAAAATATTATTTTTTCTTTAACCGGATAATTGCAACAGAATAAGTATTTGGGTCGGTAGTTAGGGTATAGCTGACAACATTATACCCTAGTTTTCTGGTGGTGACTTTGTATTCTGTTTGGTTTCTTGTTGTTGAGGCTATCCCTTTTGAGCTTGTGTATATAGAAAAAGATGTTTTTTTGCCATCGGAAAAAGTGTTTTGTGCGCTACTAATCGGCGTTCCTGTTGCCGTGGCAATAGCTGCTTTGGCCTGTGCTAAGCTTAAATTGTTTTTAACAGTTGTTTCCGGTCCGACTTCTTCAGAACCGGATTTGTTGGCGGTTACATCAATAACCTTGATCATATATTTGCAGTTTGCTGGCTGGGGAATTTCCGTCTCGGATGTATTTGCTTTAGCAACAGAAAGAAAGAAACCAGTCATTATAAATACTGATATAACTAAGATTGTTTTTCTCATATAATTCTTCTCCTCCTATGAATGATTTGAAATGTATTGGTGGATTCAATCGACCAGTTTATTGCTTTGAATCCTCGCTTAAAGATTAAAAAAATCCAAGGACAATATAGCATGAAATAAAAGCGATTGCAACTAGTATAATTTAGGTTAAATGGTCCCCACCTAGGTATGGGTCTCAGCCGGCAGAGGGGTATATCGGGTCGAGCGGCCGGCCCCTTCGCTTTGCGCCAGATGTTTATTTACCAGCAAGGTCAATTCTATATGGGCGGTCTTATGGGAGACGTCAAAGGCTTCCCGGTATTCCCGGTTGGTGATACTGCCATGTTCGGTGATGATCTGCATTGCCCGGAGCTGGCGTTTGTTAAGTCCTTTGCCCGACCAGGGGCTGGCTAAAGCCTGGACCTCATTCTCTTCTGCCGGCCGGGAGATATTTCCGTCACGAATGTAGCAGATATCGTCGGTCCGGTATGGTTTGTCTTCTCCTTCCTGGACGTGCAGGACGACGATCTTTTTTTCAAAACGTTCCACAACTTCAAGCGTAACGCTGATCGCCGGCTGGCAATGGGTTTTGGCGATATTTTTTATCCAGCTTTCAAAATCTTCGCGGAGGGTGGCGCCCAGGAGGTGTTTGCTTTTATCGTCCAAACCGTAAATGACTTTCCCGCCATCAGTGTTGGAGAATCCGACCAGTTCCCTGGCGATGTCGTCCTCTGATGGGACATTTTTTTCAAATTCAACTGAGGGGCCTTCTCCCTGGATCAAGAGCCTTAGAATATCTTCCCAGGTCATGGTAGTGCATATTACCATATGTTATAATCGCAAGCAATGTTTTGGCAATCACTGCTTGATCTGATCTTTCCGCCTCGCTGTGAGGTCTGTAAAAAGCCGGGGAACGAAGCGCTTTGTCCGGACTGCTTCAATCAAATTTCTTTCATGAAACCGGCGCTGGGGATCTATTCGGCCACCAAATATGCCGGAGTGATCAGGAGCGCCATTCAACGGCTCAAGTTTTCCAAACGCCGCCGGCTGGCGGAGCCGCTTGGGGTTTTGCTGGTTAAATACGTCAGCCATACGCCGGTCCTTAACATGAGAGAGATCGATACTCTGATCCCGGTCCCGCTTCATCCCCGCCGTCACAAACTGCGCGGTTTTAACCAGGCCGAACTTTTAACCGTCTCTTTAGCCAAATATTATGATACTCCGGCCGCCAACGCCCTGGTGAGGGTCAAAGAAACTACCCCACAGTTTGATTTGCCGCGCGACGCCAGGCTGGTAAATGTCAAAGGAGCTTTTAAGGTGGCAGACCCCCGGGCAGTTTATAACAAACGGGTTTTACTGATTGACGATATTTACACGACCGGAGCGACGATCGCGGAATGTTCCAGGAGCTTGATGATCGCCGGAGCCAAGAGAGTTGAGGTTTTGACCCTTTCAAGAGCGATGAGCGAATCGGACTAACCGCGCAATGAATTACGCGGTTAGTTAAACTAAGTTTAGTTGAGTAAGCCGCCTTTTTTTGCTACAATTGCCGCAGGAGGATGAATATGCAAATAAATATAACCGGACACGGAACTGAAGTGAGCCAGCCATTAAAGGATTATGTTAATGAAAAGACGGCCAAGTTTGAGGAGTTTTTTGGTAACATTCAAAAAACAGAAGTTGTGCTTGATGCCAGGGATAATGCCAATGCCGATCAACGGCAGGTTGCCGAGATCAGGGTTTGGGTAGCCGGGCATAAAATGATCATGGCGACCGAAGCCGGACGTGATATGTACGCCGCGATCGATCTGGCGGTTGACGACGTCAAGCGCCAGCTGGAAAAGCACAAAGAAATGATGGTTAAAGAACATCGCCGCCAGGGGACAAAACTGAAGCAGATCTCCCGGGAAATACCCGCGTCAGAATAATAACCGCATGATCTTACAATGGATCGCCAAACTGATCGGTTCTTCCGATGAGAAGAAGATCGACGAGCTTCTTCCGATCGTCGAGAAGATCAATAAATTAGAACCGGAGTTCAAAAATCTTTCGGACGAGGAGCTGCGCGGAAAAACGACCGAATTCAGAAAGCTTTTGGCCGAAGGGAAGACCCTGGACGAAATACTCCCCGAAACGTTTGCCGCCGTACGCGAGGCCTCGGTCCGGACGACCGGCTTGCGCCATTTTGACGTTCAGCTTTTAGGCGGGATCGTCCTCCACCAGGGAAAGATCGCCGAGATGCGGACCGGAGAAGGGAAGACCCTGGTTTCGACCCTGCCGGTTTATCTTAACGCTTTGACCGGTCAGGGAGTTCATGTTGTTACGGTCAACGATTACCTGGCCAAAAGGGATAGCGACTGGATGGGGCCGATCCATCGGGCGCTTGGGCTCACCGTTGGTGTGATCCAGCATTCGATGGAGCCGCCGGAGCGCCGCGAAGCCTACGCTGCCGATATTACCTACGGGACCAACAACGAGTTTGGCTTTGATTACCTGCGCGATAACATGGCGATCTCCCTTGAGGACTGCGTCCAGAGAGAGCTTCACTACGCGATCGTCGACGAGGTTGACAGTATTTTGATCGATGAAGCGCGGACCCCGCTGATCATTTCCGGTATGCTTGAAGAAGCGGCGACCAATTACCAAAAAGCTAACGAGATCGCCCGCCGCCTGGCCAAAGCGACCGACTTTGTCGTTGACGAAAAGACCCGCAACGCATCCCTGACCGAACACGGGATCAAGAAGGTAGAGAAAATCCTTGGGGTCGAATACCTTTATGACATCGCGAATATCAGCATTGCCCACCAGATCACCCAGTCGCTGGTCGCCTGGAACATTTTTGAGAAAGATGTCGATTATGTGGTCAAAGACGGCGAGGTTATTATTGTTGATGAATTTACCGGACGACTGATGCAGGGGCGACGCTATTCCGAAGGGCTCCACCAGGCGATCGAAGCCAAGGAAGGAGTGGAGGTCCAGAATGAATCCCAGACCCTGGCGACCATCACCTTCCAGAATTATTTCCGCTTGTATAAAAAGATCTCCGGGATGACCGGGACCGCCAAGACCGAGGAGGGGGAGTTCTGGAAGATCTATAAAATGGAAGTCATGGTTATCCCGACCCATCGCAAGATGGTCAGGCTCGACTATCCGGACCAGATCTACAAAAACAAACGGGCCCGTTTTCGGGCGGTCGTTAACGAAATTATCGAATGGCATAAAAAAGGGCGGCCGGTCCTGGTCGGAACGATCTCGATCGATAATTCCGAGTTGGTCTCCGAAATGCTTCGCCGCCGCGGGATCCCGCACCATGTCCTCAACGCCAAACAGCATGAACGGGAGGCGGAGATCATTTCCAAGGCCGGGCAAAGAGGGATGGTTACCATCTCGACCAACATGGCCGGCCGCGGGACCGACATTGTTTTAGGTGAAGGGGTTGCCGACCTGGGAGGACTGCATGTCATTGGGACCGAGCGCCACGAAAGCCGCCGGATCGATAATCAGCTGCGCGGCCGCTCCGGCCGTCAGGGGGATGCCGGCTCCACCAGATTTTATGTTTCGCTCGAAGATGACCTGATGCGGCTCTTCGGTTCCCAGCGGATCTCCGGGGTCATGGAGCGGTTAGGCTTGGAAGAAGACGTGCCGATCGAACACAATTTGATCTCCAGAGGGCTGGAGAACGCTCAGAAAAAAGTGGAACAGTACCACTTTGGCATCCGCAAACAGGTTTTGGAGTTTGACGATGTCATGAACAAACAGCGGGGTTCGATCTATGCCTTGCGCCGCCGGATCCTGGAAGGGAAAGACCTGAAGACAAAGATCTTTGAGATGATGGAGCAGGTGGTTGGCGAAACGACAGACGCTTTCCTGGTCGATAAGATCGCGCCGGAAGAGTGGGACTGGGCCGGTCTGTTCCAGGCGATCAACGAATTGATCGCGACCGAAGGGCTGGACCGGCTTAAAGAAGAAAAAAACAGTAAAGAAGTCAAGCAAAAGGTCCTTGCCATGTTCGAGCAAGCCTATGTGGAGAAAGAAAAAGAGTTTGGCGAAGAGATGATGCGCTCGCTGGAGCGGATGGTCATGCTTAAAACAATTGACGCCGCCTGGATCGAACAACTGCATAATATGGATGTCTTGCGCGAAGGGATCGGCTTGCGCGGTTACGGCGGCAAAGATCCGCTGGTCGAATACAAGATGGAAGGGTATTCGATGTTTCAGGAGATGATGCGCGGTGTCAGGGCCCAGATCATCAGCCTGATGCTTCGGGTCCAGAAGGCGGAAGGGCCGATAGAGGAAGTCCATCGCCCGCGGCGCCAGTCT carries:
- a CDS encoding class II fructose-1,6-bisphosphate aldolase; protein product: MAKRLYEELGLVNSKEMFKKAMEGKYAIPAYNFNNMEQLQAIIGGCAESNSPVIIQVSSGARKYANQTLLRYMAQGAVEMCRKDLKSNIPICLHLDHGDTFELCKSCIDYGFSSVMIDGSSHPYEKNAELTRQVVDYAHKYDVTVEGELGVLAGIEDEVSAEHHTYTDPNQVEDFVKKTGVDSLAISIGTSHGAYKFKLKPGESVPPLRFDILAEVEKRLPGFPIVLHGASSVVQEYVAMINKFGGKMDNAVGVPEEQLRKAAKSAVCKINIDSDGRLVMTAIIRKVFSEKPGEFDPRKYLGPAREELKKLIVAKNTNVLGSAGKA
- the tpiA gene encoding triose-phosphate isomerase; protein product: MRKPLLAGNWKMNTNAAESVKLATELKNLVAEVNDRDILVCPPFTAISQVSDTLRDSVVMVGGQNLHWEEKGAFTGEISATMLKSVGATYVIIGHSERRQYFGETDETVNKKVKSAIKHNLKAIVCVGETLEQREKGEALKVIEKQTREGLAGLEVESCQSLVIAYEPVWAIGTGKTATPEQAQEVHAFIRGLLAKLFDRKTADEIRILYGGSVTPDNIKILMSQADIDGGLVGGASLKADSFAKLVKF
- the pyk gene encoding pyruvate kinase; amino-acid sequence: MRRTKIVCTLGPATDNPEVLKRMIHAGMNVARLNLSHGTYEEHEKRLQLLRKIAPNVAVMVDLQGPRIRTGALRNKTVDLQTGEMLTLTTQTIAGDNKIISISPAGIIPDIKVGEVILLADGSVTLKVTAKRQSNIECLIVEGGVIGEHKGVNLPHTKLKLPSLTAKDKKDVEWGLKQNTDFFALSFVRKAADILELKKLIKRAAVPVIAKIEKPEAITNLETIITAADGVMVARGDLGVELSLEKVPIIQKDVIELCRLFEKPVIVATQMLESMVLEPSPTRAEVSDVANAIFDGADAVMLSAETSIGRFPAETVEMMGRIAEEAETRLKIFPADISLENNIDTAVAHAAGILARVMNAKAIVTFTETGSTALRVSKQRPEMPLFGVVTSDRAFRRLNLYYGVQPVKIGGFRYIDEMVMRTQLVLQEKWLKKDDLVVITAGVPIHIPGTTNLIKVHRLGEIINL
- a CDS encoding putative DNA binding domain-containing protein gives rise to the protein MVICTTMTWEDILRLLIQGEGPSVEFEKNVPSEDDIARELVGFSNTDGGKVIYGLDDKSKHLLGATLREDFESWIKNIAKTHCQPAISVTLEVVERFEKKIVVLHVQEGEDKPYRTDDICYIRDGNISRPAEENEVQALASPWSGKGLNKRQLRAMQIITEHGSITNREYREAFDVSHKTAHIELTLLVNKHLAQSEGAGRSTRYTPLPAETHT
- a CDS encoding ComF family protein, encoding MFWQSLLDLIFPPRCEVCKKPGNEALCPDCFNQISFMKPALGIYSATKYAGVIRSAIQRLKFSKRRRLAEPLGVLLVKYVSHTPVLNMREIDTLIPVPLHPRRHKLRGFNQAELLTVSLAKYYDTPAANALVRVKETTPQFDLPRDARLVNVKGAFKVADPRAVYNKRVLLIDDIYTTGATIAECSRSLMIAGAKRVEVLTLSRAMSESD
- the raiA gene encoding ribosome-associated translation inhibitor RaiA; translation: MQINITGHGTEVSQPLKDYVNEKTAKFEEFFGNIQKTEVVLDARDNANADQRQVAEIRVWVAGHKMIMATEAGRDMYAAIDLAVDDVKRQLEKHKEMMVKEHRRQGTKLKQISREIPASE
- the secA gene encoding preprotein translocase subunit SecA, which encodes MILQWIAKLIGSSDEKKIDELLPIVEKINKLEPEFKNLSDEELRGKTTEFRKLLAEGKTLDEILPETFAAVREASVRTTGLRHFDVQLLGGIVLHQGKIAEMRTGEGKTLVSTLPVYLNALTGQGVHVVTVNDYLAKRDSDWMGPIHRALGLTVGVIQHSMEPPERREAYAADITYGTNNEFGFDYLRDNMAISLEDCVQRELHYAIVDEVDSILIDEARTPLIISGMLEEAATNYQKANEIARRLAKATDFVVDEKTRNASLTEHGIKKVEKILGVEYLYDIANISIAHQITQSLVAWNIFEKDVDYVVKDGEVIIVDEFTGRLMQGRRYSEGLHQAIEAKEGVEVQNESQTLATITFQNYFRLYKKISGMTGTAKTEEGEFWKIYKMEVMVIPTHRKMVRLDYPDQIYKNKRARFRAVVNEIIEWHKKGRPVLVGTISIDNSELVSEMLRRRGIPHHVLNAKQHEREAEIISKAGQRGMVTISTNMAGRGTDIVLGEGVADLGGLHVIGTERHESRRIDNQLRGRSGRQGDAGSTRFYVSLEDDLMRLFGSQRISGVMERLGLEEDVPIEHNLISRGLENAQKKVEQYHFGIRKQVLEFDDVMNKQRGSIYALRRRILEGKDLKTKIFEMMEQVVGETTDAFLVDKIAPEEWDWAGLFQAINELIATEGLDRLKEEKNSKEVKQKVLAMFEQAYVEKEKEFGEEMMRSLERMVMLKTIDAAWIEQLHNMDVLREGIGLRGYGGKDPLVEYKMEGYSMFQEMMRGVRAQIISLMLRVQKAEGPIEEVHRPRRQSLTYGAPEKREKPATVRVAEKVGRNDPCPCGSGKKYKRCCMKS